The following are from one region of the Abiotrophia defectiva ATCC 49176 genome:
- a CDS encoding MupG family TIM beta-alpha barrel fold protein has product MKGQVVGFSFYSNQSLDDNLSRIDRFSQQGLGHAFTSLNLSPHYKPVELDLIMADCHEKGVQVMADINEASLDCYGLDRLQAWGFGSLRVDAGLTPQQMAVLSQSSHLVLNASTLTETLLEALAQAGVDLGRVWAAHNYYPKVYSGLSQAYVLAQNQRLHALGIPCLAFVSGQVARGPYFDGLCTVEQTRQWPSQQAALYLLSQCQVDRVYVGDCDVSQDQLRRLASLNDGLVELRAQAPQALLDQVWSNRPDASDWVIRASETRQALRGQEVVGQPGPRQRGDLVLGRANYGSYANELEICLTDLPADDRQAIVGQVASSDLGLLDYIRGDWSRFRLSLSE; this is encoded by the coding sequence ATTTTCCTTCTATAGTAATCAGTCGCTAGACGACAATCTGTCTCGGATTGACCGTTTTAGTCAGCAAGGCCTTGGCCACGCCTTTACCAGTCTTAACCTAAGCCCTCATTATAAGCCGGTTGAGCTAGACCTAATCATGGCGGACTGCCACGAAAAAGGGGTCCAGGTCATGGCAGATATTAATGAGGCCAGCCTGGATTGTTATGGCCTGGACCGCCTGCAAGCCTGGGGCTTTGGCTCCTTGCGAGTAGATGCCGGACTGACCCCTCAGCAGATGGCCGTCCTCAGCCAGTCCAGTCACCTGGTCCTTAATGCTTCGACCCTTACGGAGACCTTGCTAGAAGCCTTAGCTCAGGCAGGGGTAGATTTGGGCCGGGTCTGGGCTGCCCATAACTATTATCCCAAGGTCTATAGCGGCCTCAGCCAGGCCTATGTCCTGGCCCAAAATCAAAGACTGCATGCCTTAGGCATTCCTTGTCTAGCCTTCGTCAGTGGCCAGGTAGCTAGGGGGCCTTACTTTGATGGCCTCTGTACAGTCGAGCAGACCCGGCAGTGGCCAAGTCAGCAGGCAGCGCTTTATCTCCTATCGCAATGTCAGGTTGACCGGGTCTACGTAGGGGATTGTGATGTCAGCCAAGATCAACTAAGACGTCTGGCCAGTCTCAATGATGGCCTGGTAGAGTTACGGGCCCAGGCTCCGCAAGCCTTGCTAGATCAAGTCTGGTCCAATCGGCCAGATGCCAGTGATTGGGTCATTCGGGCCTCGGAAACCCGCCAAGCCTTGCGCGGGCAAGAAGTGGTGGGGCAGCCTGGCCCTCGCCAGCGAGGGGACCTAGTCCTGGGCCGGGCCAACTATGGCAGCTATGCCAATGAACTGGAAATTTGCCTGACAGACTTGCCAGCGGATGACCGCCAGGCCATTGTCGGTCAAGTGGCTAGCTCAGATCTAGGCCTTCTGGACTATATTCGGGGCGACTGGTCTCGCTTTCGTTTGTCACTGAGCGAATAA